The DNA sequence GGGGCAGTTGGCAGCTCATGGTGAGGTTGCCCGTGCCGCTGGCATTGATGAAGCCCGACACACGGATCCAATAGGACTGGCCGGCGACCACCGGGAAGGTGATGGCACTGGTGAAACTGGCGCAACCGTCAGAGTCATCGTTGCAGGCGAGTTGGTTCCCACCACAAGCGTCGAAGGCGCTCAACACCGTATCGAAGCTGGCATCGCCGCAGGTGCTGGCCGTGGCATCGCCGGTGCAGGTGGCCACGTACTCGAACCAGACGTCCAGATTCGATGCGTTTCCGTTGAATACACAGTTGGGGCTCAGCACCACATCGGGACCTGTGGCACCCACTGTGCTGAAGGGCGTGACACCGTTGCCGATGACGATCGCATTGGCGCACAGGTCATTCGCCGGAGGGCATGGTCCGCAGTCGCCTGGGCAGGTGGCGCAGGTCTCGTCGCCGTTGCAGATGGCGTCGCCGCAAACAGGGGGCGGCGGGGCTTCGCAGGCCGTGGCGGTCACCGTCACTTGGTACGGGCCGTTGGTGCCTGGGCCGAAGTTACCTATGGGCAGGTAGTAGGTTCCGGCCGGCAGTTCGGCGTAGAAAGTGGTCCAGTTGCCATTGCCGCAGCTGGTATTCTCGGCAGAGGTTTGAATGACGCCATCTGTTGCCGGGCAATCGATGGCGATGCCGGTCCAAGAATCGTCATAGACGGGGCCACAGTATGAGAAGGTCACATTCGCGCAGGCCGCGAGCGTGAAGGAATGCCAGACGTTGGGCACACTGTTGAAGATCCCATCACCAGCCGTGGTGGCGCCCACTGTGGTGCCGGTGAACACCAGCGGTGCACCGTCCACAATGAGGTCCTCAGGCGTCACATCCGCGCAGTCGTCGTTCTCGGGGGCGGGCGGCGGCACAATGCAGCTCATGGTAAGGTTGCCAGTGCCGGTGCCGCCGTTGAAGCCGGCGATGCGCACCCAGTAGGACTGGCCAGCCACCACCGAGAAGTTCACCGAGGATGTGAGACCGCACCCACCGGCATCGTCGTTGCAGGCCAGTTCATTGCCACCGCAGGCGTCGAAGATGGCCAGTGAAGTGTCGAAAGTGGCATCGTTGCAGGTGCTGGCCGTGGCCGTGCCGGTGCAGGTGGCCACGTACTCGAACCACACGTCGTTCACGTCGTTGGCTCCCGCGCAGCTGCTTTCATTCGCGCCTGTGGCGCCTATGGAACTGAATGGCGTGACACCGTTGCCGATGACGATGGCGTCCGCGCACAGGTCGTTGCTGGGGCCGGAGGAGGCCGCCTCCTCAGCACAGATGGAGAAGGTGCCCTGTGCCAATGCGACCACACGCACCCTATACTGGGTGTCGGGTGTCACGGCGAATGGCGCATGTGGGCTTTCCCCATTGAGGCAGGCGACCACAGCGCCGCCGCAGGCATCGAACACCTCGGCACCGATCGGGGTCTGCGTGATGATGTTCAGGCCGATCTCGATGAAGGTGGCGCTTCCCGAATTGAAGGTGTACCACACGTCGGTCAAACCTGGGAAATCACCCACACAGCTGAAGAGCGTACCGCCATCGTTGGTGGCACCTATCGTGCTGCCCTCCACCAGACCGGCGGCGCACTGGCCCGCAGGCTGTACGACCAGATCCGTGGCATTCGCACAATCGTCGTTGGCGACCGGCCCGCTGCAGCTCATGGTGAGGTTGCCAGTGCCGGTGCCGCCGTTGAAGCCGGCGATGCGCACCCAGTAGGACTGGCCAGCCACCACCGAGAAGTTCACCGAGGATGTGAGACCGCACCCACCGGCATCGTCGTTGCAGGCCAGTTCATTGCCACCGCAGGCGTCGAAGATGGCCAGTGAAGTGTCGAAAGTGGCATCGTTGCAGGTGCTGGCCGTGGCCGTGCCGGTGCAGGTGGCCACGTACTCGAACCACACGTCGTTCACGTCGTTGGCGCCGGCACAGGAGGAGAGGTTGGTCCCGGTGGCGTTGATGGAGGAGAAGGGATGTGTGCCATCACCGACCACTGTGGCATTGGCGCAGTCGTCGTTCGCCGGCGTGCACGGGCCGCAGTCGTCCGGGCAGGTGGCGCAGGTCTCATCGCCTTCGCAGATGGCGTCGCCGCAGACGGGTGCCGGCGCTGTCCAGCACACCTCCAAGCTCAGGCCGTCGATGGTACCAACGTCAGCACCGGCATTGTCCGTGATGTACACCGTCCAGTCGCCGTTGATGTTGTCCACACCTACCGCGGCCGGGAAGCCAAAGGTGGCCAGTATGCTGGTGGCGGTGTTGACACAGACGTCCGTGGTGCGATAGGTCCCGGAGGGGATGATGTCATTTGTACCCGGGGCCGCCACAGCAGCGGTCCACAAGGTGGTGGCGGCCCCATCGTTGAAGGCGTAATCGCCCAGCAGGTTCGAGCTGTCGCCGGCGCCTGGTGCGCCTGGCGGGCAGGTGGGCTGTCCTACCCGGAAGATCACCGTATGGGTGGTGCCGGCCGGGCTGGTGAGCAGGATCACCAGGTCGCCCACCCAAGTGTGGGTCAAGCCGGTGAAGTTGAGCCCAATGTTCTCCACGGTGCCCGTGATCCCTGAAACGGGGATGGTAACATCGAGTCCAGCTAGGGGAGCATTGTCCGGGATGGCCGCCGGAAGCCCTGTACCAGCGAAGAATGAGGTGTTCGATCCGCCCGTGAATTCGCATTCGTTGTCGACGCAGGAATAGGACCCGCACGATGTGGGGGGGCAACCGAGGTTGGAGTTGACCGGCAGAGCCACATTGCAGATCGCGTCACTCAAGTGTACCAGGGTCACGGTGTGTGCTCCATTGGCATAACCTGTGAAAGTGTAGGGGCTGCCCGCCACCGTGGCGCCATTCTGCACCGGGTTGCCATCCACCAGGATATCCACTGCCGCCCCAGGCGAATCACCAGTGCCGGTCACGTTCACCTGGATGTCGTAGGTGGCGCAGCCAGCGTTCACCGCCACGGCGGTTCCGGTCGGAGGAGCGCATGCGAGCCCCGCTATCGTTATGGGTGCGTTCGGAGTCTGCTCATAGTGGATCTCCAGGATCGTGCGCACTGTGGTGAAAGAGGAGCCCACCTCCACCCTGGCATATCCATACCTCAGTTCACTGTCGTCGCCAAGGAACCGGAACCCGACGTAGTTGTCTGCGGAGTTGAAGGTCCAAGCACCTATGCCTGCACCAGTAGAAGCTCCAGAGCCCCATGCTCCGGTCCCCGGGATCGTATACCCCATCGGCAGGTTGCTGATACCAGTGCCTCCCGGCATGACATGGTAGACCCCACCTGCCGGTGCACTTGGATTGAACCAGTTCAAATTGGTTGCAGACCATGGGTTCATGTCCCAGCCTGGAGCAGCCGCTGCTGTGCCGAAGGCCTGGGTCTCCACATTGATGTAGACACCAGCCGTGGTCAACGGAATATCAATACCGCCGGGGGGTATCCAACTGACCACTTGGGCGGAGAGACCTCCGGTGGCGACGATACCTGCCACGGCGGCCGCGGCTTTGGCCGAAGCGCGGAAGTGCTTGTTCAATCGGTCCTTCAGCCTCGACGGTCGTTCCGCCGGACTGGCTGCTGCAGCCATGGGCCGCAACACTTCATGGGGTAATTGGGCGCTCATCTGATCAGGGTATTGAGTAGGGGTTTTGGAAACTCACGTCTAAGTAAAGGTCAATTTTCAAGAAATAACAAGGGCCTATTGAAAACCCTTCGATCCGGCTCGCGCCAGTATCGGAGAAAGTCGATCGGCCTCGTCAGGTACATCCATGCAGCGGCGCTGTGCGCTGCCGCTTGCGATCGTGCCACACAGCTACCTTGCCTGCGGATGAGCGCTTTCATCACCATTGTTTCGGGCCTGCCGCGCTCGGGCACCAGCTTGCTGATGCAGATGCTGGCGGCGGGCGGCATGCCCCTGCTCACCGATGGGCGGCGGGCGCCGGATATCGACAACCCGAAGGGCTATTTCGAGTTCGAACGCGTGAAGGCGCTGCCGGCCGATACCGCCTGGCTGGCCGAGGCACGTGGGCGCGCGGTGAAGGTGATCCACGCGCTGCTGCGCCACCTGCCGGACCACGAGGTTTACCGGGTGCTCTTGGTGGAACGCGCGCTGCACGAAGTGGTCATGAGCCAGGGCAGGATGCTCGCCCGGCTTGGCAGGCCGGGCGGGGGGCTGGGCGCCGAGCGGATGATGAGCGTGTTCCGGCAGGAACTGGTTCGCGTGCAGAGCGCCCTGGCCGACAAGCCCAATGTGCGTGTCCTTCGGTTGCAGCACGCCCGGCTGATCGGCGACCCCCTGGCAGCGGCACAGGCCATGAACGCCTTCCTGGGCGGTGGGTTGGATACCGGGCGGATGGCGGAAGTGGTGGACCCGGCCCTGCACCGGAGCAGGACCGTTGATCCTGGATCAGCTTGAACCAAGGCCGTGCTTCGCGGCGAAGTCTTCCAAGCCATACGGCCGGTCGCGGGCCGTGCGACGCGAACCAGCGGCAGGCGCCCCGGCCGCGGTACGATGCCTGGCAGCGGACCGCTCATCGCTGGCGAGCGTCGCCACCAGCGCGGCGAAGGCATGGCTTTCCACCGCCTCGGGATCGAAGCGAAGGGCCATCTCGAAGCTCTCCAGCGCATTCGCGAAGTCGCCATACCAGGCCAGCGCCATGCCCAGCAGGTGGTGCGCCTCGGGAATGGCCTGGGTGATCTCCAGCGCATCCAAGGCATGTTCCGCGGCCTCCTCGAAGTGCCCTGATGCGAGCTGGGCTTGCGCCAGGGCCAGGTGTGCGCCGATGTCCTTCGCATCGGCCTTCAAGGCCCGCTGCGCGTGGCGCACCGCGTCCGCGAAGCGCCCCATGCGCAAGGCCAGGCCTGCCAGCGCCAGAGCGTACGTCACGCGGTCGCCGGCCAGGCGTTCGGCCTGGGTCGCTGCCTTGCCACCTTCCTCCAGGTCTCCGGCCTCCACCAGTATCTGCGCCAGCATCAGGCGTGCTTCGGTATTGGAAGGGTCGCGCCTGCACAGGTCCTGCACCGTGGCGAGCGCTTTCTCGTGTTCGCCGGTGGCCATCAGGCTCTGGACCAGATGCGCTCCATAGCGTGCTGTGCCCGGCTGTTCCAGGGCCAGGGCCTGCAGGATGGGGACCGCTTCCGCGTGTTTCAACTGTGCGATCAGGCTCGTGGCGAGATTGAACCGGCTCTCGCGGCTCACCAGATCCACCTGGGCCTTTTTGTCCTTGGGCAGCGCCGCCAGGTAGCCCAGATCGATCAGCTGCATGATCGCGGCATGGGTCTCCAGCGGATCCTGGCGCAGGTCGGCCGGGTGCATGCCCGCATCACCCTCCACAGCGTCCCACGATGGAAGGTGTGCCACCTGCAGGCCCGGGTCGAGGATCTCCTGCAGCACCCGGCCATCCATATCCTCGCCCACGGCAACACCCAGGAGGGCCAATGCGGTGGGCGCGATATCGAGCAAGGAGCACGGCCCGCATACCGCGCCGGGCACCACGCCAGGCCCCGCGGCGGCCAGGATCCCGAAAGGCCGATGCCAGCTGGCCTCCAACTCCATGCGCTGTTCAGGTGGAAGCCCCTTCAAGTTGGGCCGCTTCGCTCCGCTGTGGAAGCCATGGTCCGACAGCAAGATGACCGTGGCCTCCGGGCCAGCGCGCTCCAGCAAACGACCCAGGGAGGCGTCGTGCCACTCGTAAACCCGGTCCATCACGGCGCCATACTGCCGCACTTCACGTTCAGTGACATGGGACATGCGCGGGGGCCGGTACTGCATGAAATGATGGCCCACCGTATCGATGGCGTCGAAGAAGACCATGGTCGCGTCCCACG is a window from the Flavobacteriales bacterium genome containing:
- a CDS encoding T9SS type A sorting domain-containing protein, which produces MSAQLPHEVLRPMAAAASPAERPSRLKDRLNKHFRASAKAAAAVAGIVATGGLSAQVVSWIPPGGIDIPLTTAGVYINVETQAFGTAAAAPGWDMNPWSATNLNWFNPSAPAGGVYHVMPGGTGISNLPMGYTIPGTGAWGSGASTGAGIGAWTFNSADNYVGFRFLGDDSELRYGYARVEVGSSFTTVRTILEIHYEQTPNAPITIAGLACAPPTGTAVAVNAGCATYDIQVNVTGTGDSPGAAVDILVDGNPVQNGATVAGSPYTFTGYANGAHTVTLVHLSDAICNVALPVNSNLGCPPTSCGSYSCVDNECEFTGGSNTSFFAGTGLPAAIPDNAPLAGLDVTIPVSGITGTVENIGLNFTGLTHTWVGDLVILLTSPAGTTHTVIFRVGQPTCPPGAPGAGDSSNLLGDYAFNDGAATTLWTAAVAAPGTNDIIPSGTYRTTDVCVNTATSILATFGFPAAVGVDNINGDWTVYITDNAGADVGTIDGLSLEVCWTAPAPVCGDAICEGDETCATCPDDCGPCTPANDDCANATVVGDGTHPFSSINATGTNLSSCAGANDVNDVWFEYVATCTGTATASTCNDATFDTSLAIFDACGGNELACNDDAGGCGLTSSVNFSVVAGQSYWVRIAGFNGGTGTGNLTMSCSGPVANDDCANATDLVVQPAGQCAAGLVEGSTIGATNDGGTLFSCVGDFPGLTDVWYTFNSGSATFIEIGLNIITQTPIGAEVFDACGGAVVACLNGESPHAPFAVTPDTQYRVRVVALAQGTFSICAEEAASSGPSNDLCADAIVIGNGVTPFSSIGATGANESSCAGANDVNDVWFEYVATCTGTATASTCNDATFDTSLAIFDACGGNELACNDDAGGCGLTSSVNFSVVAGQSYWVRIAGFNGGTGTGNLTMSCIVPPPAPENDDCADVTPEDLIVDGAPLVFTGTTVGATTAGDGIFNSVPNVWHSFTLAACANVTFSYCGPVYDDSWTGIAIDCPATDGVIQTSAENTSCGNGNWTTFYAELPAGTYYLPIGNFGPGTNGPYQVTVTATACEAPPPPVCGDAICNGDETCATCPGDCGPCPPANDLCANAIVIGNGVTPFSTVGATGPDVVLSPNCVFNGNASNLDVWFEYVATCTGDATASTCGDASFDTVLSAFDACGGNQLACNDDSDGCASFTSAITFPVVAGQSYWIRVSGFINASGTGNLTMSCQLPPGCVHQLVLELQTDGWPSETSWAIIDDNTNLTVASGGTYPGQPNAIITEQVCVDNGCFRLEVYDSFGDGMESGGFIGGYTLRTLAGDRIIDNRNNFSDFNDGDTEESTLAAGESWCLPLGTDRLIDTSCDRNYWVSGNFIVAHENCDVSAEFGGPNASSSGYEFWFFDPNGGYSFRRFRSHTVSEGFNSSQMWQSLCQPPAPQTALRACHAKLNNWAQVNHLQDFNLYNVRVRGVVAGNPMEYGPACRVTLDPVTAACPPTKLNDVVGHPFFSCGVTRTWGGPNSAANRLYAMAISGANLYEWEFTNLPGEAPYLAVLQTTTVQRHLNWTSQPAMQPGVTYNVRVRSRKNINNVPTWCVWGDYCQVTIAPAAAPGNENMAMENITLNLWPNPNNGQQLWLSLDEVAADVETVAVDIYDLSGKRIVAREVAAQGGHLYTVLDLNSDLAAGMYMVNIIAGDAQYTQRLVIQP
- a CDS encoding alkaline phosphatase family protein; the encoded protein is MDPEALRSQSRLASRLLVIGWDAADWLILDALFAQGRMPHLRKLLARGIRADLKTLEPKLSPILWTSVATGKTCDKHGILNFVEPKPDGDGLRVVRSTSRRTMALWNILSRTGLTTNVVGWYASHPAEPVQGRIVTNLLQEAEPGSAGAPWPILSGSVHPVELAETIAAQRQRTHAFPKEQLRMLLPSAESSSKDLVGHLKKLMAHAMSVEAAAHLAMEAGPWDATMVFFDAIDTVGHHFMQYRPPRMSHVTEREVRQYGAVMDRVYEWHDASLGRLLERAGPEATVILLSDHGFHSGAKRPNLKGLPPEQRMELEASWHRPFGILAAAGPGVVPGAVCGPCSLLDIAPTALALLGVAVGEDMDGRVLQEILDPGLQVAHLPSWDAVEGDAGMHPADLRQDPLETHAAIMQLIDLGYLAALPKDKKAQVDLVSRESRFNLATSLIAQLKHAEAVPILQALALEQPGTARYGAHLVQSLMATGEHEKALATVQDLCRRDPSNTEARLMLAQILVEAGDLEEGGKAATQAERLAGDRVTYALALAGLALRMGRFADAVRHAQRALKADAKDIGAHLALAQAQLASGHFEEAAEHALDALEITQAIPEAHHLLGMALAWYGDFANALESFEMALRFDPEAVESHAFAALVATLASDERSAARHRTAAGAPAAGSRRTARDRPYGLEDFAAKHGLGSS